From the Prochlorococcus marinus str. AS9601 genome, the window CTGGGGAGGAACTATAGCCCCATTACCTGAGTATATTGGGAAAATGTTGCCATCGTAACTATCAGTATCTCTAGAGGCATTTGCTTTAAATGGGCTTAAGAAAATTAATGCTATCAGGATCCATTGAATTATTTTCATTAAAGTTTAATAACTTACTTTGAACTTGATCTTCCTAATCCTTGAAGGATTCCTTTCCCCACTAAACCGATAGCTTTACCAACGACCTTTGTAAGGAAAGTTACGAAAAGATTACCGATATATTTTACAGCAACTTCTAACTGTGGTGCTACGGCATCTCTTATCTCAACTAACAATGTAACTTGTTTTTGTAGCCATTCTAGATTCTCTAATTCTTTCTCTCTATTTTCATTTTTAAAGTAACGGGTAAATTTTTTATCGATAATATCAATATATTCTCTTTTACTCTCATACAAGTAGATAGGCATATAAATATAGTCATGCCAGCGATTGTAGTTATTAATATTATTTCTAAATCTTTCAAAATTTCTTGTCGATTGTAATTCGGGATTTATAAGTACAGTTCTTAATTCAGGCCAAGAAGAACAAATATTAAAGATTTCAGAAGCTAATAAATTACAGTTCCTTATTGTCCAGTTTGAAATAATATTTTCAAGGATCAAAAACGATTCTGTTTCATATAGAGGGAGTAATTTTCCATCATAGTCAAGAGCTTCATTTTTAATAATTGGCTCAATAAACATTATTGATTCGTGTGATTCTCTATCTATCTCTTCGCAACTTACCTCACTATAAATAAAATCATTTATTGAAATAGATTCGCCACCTTTTTTTAATCGAAAATAACTGTCTGTGATATTTGAAATTGTATTAACTTTAAGTTCTTTTATAAGAGAATTTAAATCATCTTTAAAATCTTTCTCCTTATAGTTTTCCTTAATATTTTTGACTAAATTATCTAACTCATCTAACATTTTGCAAATTAGTCGCGAAATGAATTCTTTCTTTATTCCAGAGAGAATTATTGATGAATTATTAAATTCAACCTGTAAGTTAGTTGAGCTATACCTTTCTTTTAGTCTATCTAAAATCAAATTCCATATTTCTGCGGTGTTTTTATCTTTAATGAAAACAGTGTTCTTATTTTCAAGATTTATTTTATTTTCAGTGTAAACTGCCTCTGTATAAAGTTCTAGTGAATTACCCCATAAGAAAATTAGAAAAGATTTTGCAGTAATAAGTTCTCTTAATCTTCCTTTTAAAATGAATTTATAAAATTCTGGTGTTGAATCAGAGTTGACATATTTGAATATATAGTTAATTTCAGAATCTATTTGTTTAAGACCTGAAGTTAGAATTTTTTGACTAAAACTGAGAGGCTTATTTTTGTTTAATTGAACTCGGGAATTATTTTCAATATCAAATACCCTTCCTCCATTTAAAATGGTTTCAATAGATTCAAGAACTTTTTCTGCACTAGGATTTAAAAGAAAACCTTCAGCATTTAACGATGTGGGGGTATTTGCTTCATAAACAAGTTCGCCAGAAAGAATTATAAGAAACTTTGACTCATCATATCTTTCTCTTAATTTTAATAATTCTAAACTTATAAGATCTTCTGATTGGAAATTAAGAACATTCCATATAACTAAATCTGGAGTTTTATTACCTTTTCCATTACTAAAATTAATGTCTAAATTTTGGTCTAGTGATGTTAACTTAAGCGATAAAGATTCTGCTATTAAGCTTGGAGCAATAATCAATATCGATTTTTTTGAAATTAATTCCAAGACTAGATTTCTTATCTCTTATACAAAATTAACTAACAATTACTGCAAACACCAGCCTTAAATCAATTTTTATACTCTTTTAAGCGTAGTAATTTGTGTTTAAATCAATGTCATTTAATCTCTCTGCTGACAATACATTATTCGCTTCGTTTATCGTGAATTTATTTTCATATAGAGCTTTACCTACTATTACTCCAAATAGGCCAGAGTTTTCAAATTTTACTAAGGATAATAAATCAGAAATTGAACCAACACCTCCTGAGGCTATTACTGGAATATCTGTAATTTCAAGTATGCTTTTTATGAATTCTTCATTTGTCCCTTCCAACGTCCCATCTGTATTTATATCCGTAACAATAAAACTAGCAATTTTAAATGAAGAAAACTCCTTTACTAGATCTGTGGCAAAAATATTAGATTGCTCAAGCCACCCCCTTGTACTAACTTTTCCATCTTTTGCATCTATCCCAACAATTATCCTTCCAGGAAATTTATTTGATAAGTCTTTAACTAGTTCTTTATTTTCTATTGCAGAGGTTCCCATGATAACTTTCTCAACACCATAAGAAAATAATTGTTCTATCCTTTCTTGAGACCTTATACCCCCACCTATTTGAATAGGTATGTTTACTGTTTTTGCAATCTTTTTTATAGATTTATCGTTTGTTGGGGATCCAGTTTTTGCAGCATCCAAATCAACTATATGTATATATTTTGCTCCTTCTCTTTCCCAAAATTCAGCTTGCTCATGAGGCTCTTTGGCGAAGT encodes:
- a CDS encoding DUF3685 domain-containing protein; its protein translation is MELISKKSILIIAPSLIAESLSLKLTSLDQNLDINFSNGKGNKTPDLVIWNVLNFQSEDLISLELLKLRERYDESKFLIILSGELVYEANTPTSLNAEGFLLNPSAEKVLESIETILNGGRVFDIENNSRVQLNKNKPLSFSQKILTSGLKQIDSEINYIFKYVNSDSTPEFYKFILKGRLRELITAKSFLIFLWGNSLELYTEAVYTENKINLENKNTVFIKDKNTAEIWNLILDRLKERYSSTNLQVEFNNSSIILSGIKKEFISRLICKMLDELDNLVKNIKENYKEKDFKDDLNSLIKELKVNTISNITDSYFRLKKGGESISINDFIYSEVSCEEIDRESHESIMFIEPIIKNEALDYDGKLLPLYETESFLILENIISNWTIRNCNLLASEIFNICSSWPELRTVLINPELQSTRNFERFRNNINNYNRWHDYIYMPIYLYESKREYIDIIDKKFTRYFKNENREKELENLEWLQKQVTLLVEIRDAVAPQLEVAVKYIGNLFVTFLTKVVGKAIGLVGKGILQGLGRSSSK
- the hisA gene encoding 1-(5-phosphoribosyl)-5-[(5-phosphoribosylamino)methylideneamino]imidazole-4-carboxamide isomerase, coding for MDLIPAIDLMNGKCVRLFKGDFNKRKDFAKEPHEQAEFWEREGAKYIHIVDLDAAKTGSPTNDKSIKKIAKTVNIPIQIGGGIRSQERIEQLFSYGVEKVIMGTSAIENKELVKDLSNKFPGRIIVGIDAKDGKVSTRGWLEQSNIFATDLVKEFSSFKIASFIVTDINTDGTLEGTNEEFIKSILEITDIPVIASGGVGSISDLLSLVKFENSGLFGVIVGKALYENKFTINEANNVLSAERLNDIDLNTNYYA